In Prionailurus viverrinus isolate Anna chromosome C2, UM_Priviv_1.0, whole genome shotgun sequence, one DNA window encodes the following:
- the LOC125175350 gene encoding olfactory receptor 5K1-like, with protein sequence MIEDNHSLTTEFILIGFTDHPELKSLLFVVFLTIYLITMVGNLGLVALIFTECRLHTPMYIFLGNLALMDSCCSCAITPKMLENFFSKDRMISLYECMAQFYFLCLAETTDCFLLAAMAYDRYVAICSPLQYHTMMSKKLCIQMTTGAYIAGNLHSVIHIGFLFRLTFCGSHQINHFFCDVLPLYRLSCVDPSINELMIFIFSGSIQVFSIIIVLISYLCILFTIFKMKSKEGRGKALSTCASHFLSVSIFYGSLLFVYIRPNSVKEEDKDIPVAIFYTLVIPLLNPFIYSLRNKEVLNVMKKIMKKVL encoded by the exons ATGATTGAGGATAACCACTCCTTGACAACTGAGTTTATCCTCATAGGATTTACAGATCACCCAGAATTGAAGAGCCTACTCTTTGTGGTGTTTCTTACTATCTATCTGATCACTATGGTGGGGAACCTTGGCCTGGTGGCATTGATTTTTACAGAGTGTCGTCTTCACACACCAATGTACATCTTTCTGGGCAACCTAGCTCTAATGGATTCTTGTTGTTCTTGTGCCATTACCCCAAAGATGTT agagaactTCTTTTCTAAGGACAGAATGATTTCCCTTTATGAATGCAtggcacaattttattttctctgccttgCTGAAACTACAGACTGCTTTCTTTTGGCAGCAATGGCCTACGACCGTTATGTGGCCATTTGCAGCCCACTACAGTACCACACCATGATGTCAAAGAAACTCTGCATTCAGATGACCACAGGGGCCTACATAGCTGGAAACTTGCATTCTGTGATTCATATAGGGTTTCTCTTTAGGTTAACTTTCTGTGGGTCTCATCAAATTAATCACTTTTTTTGTGATGTTCTTCCATTATACAGACTCTCTTGTGTTGACCCTTCTATCAATGAATTgatgatatttatcttttcagGGTCAATTCAAGTCTTCTCTATTATCATAGTTCTAATCTCTTATCTCTGCATCCTCTTCACGATTTTCAAAATGAAGTCCAAAGAAGGAAGAGGCAAAGCTTTATCTACTTGTGCatcccactttctctctgtctcaatattCTATGGTTCTCTTCTTTTTGTGTACATTAGACCAAATTCAGTTAAAGAAGAGGATAAAGATATACCTGTTGCTATTTTTTATACTCTAGTAATTCCTTTATTAAACCCCTTTATCTATAGTCTAAGAAATAAGGAAGTATTAAatgttatgaaaaaaattatgaagaaagttttataa